The proteins below are encoded in one region of Streptomyces ficellus:
- a CDS encoding SDR family oxidoreductase, with translation MRSPVAVIGGAGRLGSLVTRRLLQEGTRVRVVSRHPERGRLPLGVEKHRADVRYADSLVTALRGCAAVVFSVEPGTADSGPDSPETTMYDGVRNVLAAATEHGERPHVVLVSQIFVTRREHPMNAYGRLLDWRLRGEDAVRESGLPYTVVRPSWLTDEGFAGNRVRLEQGDRGDGWVSRTAVAEACFQALNSPAAVGRTFEMYNELGETPTDWAPLFTRLGADRQLERSR, from the coding sequence ATGCGGAGTCCCGTAGCGGTTATCGGAGGTGCGGGCCGGCTGGGCAGTCTGGTCACCCGCCGCCTGCTTCAAGAAGGCACCAGGGTACGGGTGGTGAGCCGGCATCCGGAACGCGGCCGGCTGCCGCTCGGAGTGGAGAAGCACCGCGCGGACGTGCGGTACGCCGACTCGCTGGTCACCGCGCTGCGCGGCTGCGCGGCCGTGGTGTTCAGCGTCGAGCCGGGTACGGCCGACTCGGGGCCGGACAGCCCGGAGACGACCATGTACGACGGGGTGCGCAACGTGCTGGCCGCGGCCACCGAGCACGGGGAACGGCCGCACGTCGTGCTGGTCAGCCAGATCTTCGTGACGCGGCGCGAGCACCCCATGAACGCGTACGGCAGGCTCCTGGACTGGAGGCTGCGGGGCGAGGACGCGGTACGCGAGTCGGGGCTGCCCTACACGGTCGTACGCCCCAGCTGGCTCACGGACGAGGGCTTCGCCGGCAACCGGGTGCGCCTGGAGCAGGGTGACCGGGGTGACGGCTGGGTGTCGCGCACGGCGGTGGCCGAGGCGTGCTTCCAGGCGCTGAACTCGCCGGCCGCCGTGGGCCGCACCTTCGAGATGTACAACGAGCTGGGCGAGACGCCGACCGACTGGGCGCCGCTGTTCACCCGGCTCGGCGCCGACCGCCAGCTGGAGCGGAGCCGCTGA
- a CDS encoding IS701 family transposase — MPEDFSPARFTEFLARTLASIPRSDQRRWGELYVRGLLSVDGKKTMRALASNAGGGVEQSLYQFITKSPWDCVPVRREMARHLHRHTEPRAWVVRPLVITKVGRHSVGVERQFVAQLGRIVNCQQGMGLWLASDQLSSPVDWWLALPECWTDEPEMRRRASIPEHVGSCPPEQCAIRSVARMTDEWNMPARPVVMDLRDTAPHPVCAELSDRQIPFVVRVDPAMSHTALEPLRSPGRGPGTATATTAPAATGPDGGLTGALSRNRMPVEWLDHRTGVVRATSVGSTRVRLRSPGGGRDGRQELVLLGAWGRPGRRGPSEYWLSNLSRPRLGTVYRTAMLSRRVERDQAEVSDRLGLRDFEGRSFRGWHHHMTMVSLAHAITVLSRADRGPAHEFSVPRSAKVSAA; from the coding sequence ATGCCCGAGGATTTTTCCCCCGCACGGTTCACCGAGTTTCTCGCGCGGACGCTCGCTTCCATTCCCCGGAGCGACCAGCGCCGGTGGGGTGAGCTGTATGTGAGGGGTCTCCTCTCGGTCGACGGCAAGAAGACCATGCGGGCCCTCGCCAGCAACGCGGGCGGTGGCGTGGAACAGAGCCTGTACCAATTCATTACGAAGTCCCCGTGGGACTGCGTGCCGGTGCGGCGGGAAATGGCCCGCCACCTCCACCGGCACACCGAGCCGCGCGCCTGGGTGGTGCGGCCCCTGGTGATCACCAAGGTGGGCCGGCACTCGGTGGGTGTCGAGCGGCAGTTCGTGGCCCAGCTCGGACGCATCGTCAACTGCCAGCAGGGCATGGGGCTGTGGCTCGCGTCCGACCAGCTCAGCAGCCCCGTCGACTGGTGGCTGGCGCTGCCCGAGTGCTGGACGGACGAGCCCGAGATGCGCCGGCGCGCCTCCATCCCGGAGCATGTCGGGTCCTGTCCGCCGGAGCAGTGCGCGATCCGTTCCGTCGCCCGGATGACCGACGAGTGGAACATGCCCGCGCGGCCCGTGGTGATGGACCTGCGCGACACCGCGCCGCACCCCGTGTGCGCCGAACTGTCGGACCGTCAGATTCCGTTCGTCGTACGGGTGGATCCGGCCATGTCGCACACCGCGCTGGAGCCGCTGCGCTCCCCCGGCCGGGGCCCGGGCACCGCGACCGCCACGACCGCCCCGGCCGCCACCGGTCCGGACGGCGGCCTGACGGGGGCCCTCAGCCGCAACCGCATGCCCGTCGAGTGGCTGGACCATCGCACCGGTGTCGTCCGGGCGACCTCCGTGGGCTCCACCCGGGTGCGGCTGCGCTCCCCGGGCGGCGGCCGGGACGGCCGGCAGGAGCTGGTCCTCCTCGGCGCGTGGGGGAGGCCGGGGCGGCGCGGACCGAGCGAGTACTGGCTGTCCAACCTGTCCCGGCCCCGGCTCGGCACGGTCTACCGGACCGCGATGCTCAGCCGGCGCGTGGAGCGCGACCAGGCGGAGGTGAGCGACCGGCTCGGCCTGCGCGACTTCGAGGGACGTTCGTTCCGCGGCTGGCACCACCACATGACCATGGTGTCCCTCGCGCACGCGATCACCGTCCTGTCCCGGGCCGACCGCGGCCCCGCCCACGAGTTCTCCGTCCCCCGAAGCGCGAAGGTGTCCGCCGCATGA
- a CDS encoding maltokinase N-terminal cap-like domain-containing protein: MTVSTDVTETGRIAADLHRLLPGWLARQRWFGGKDRAAPDVEPVLVETLCADGPRLLLVVVRTEHDEWYQLLVGERPDVPVDLADAVIGPSGPSLLYEATGDPELMGRLLALIAAGEPSGPVEFHRVPGAEIPAGLSAAVLTAEQSNTSIAFGGRMMLKVLRHVVPGPNAEVEMLTALRRAGGVPSAAPLGWVGTSASAPGGGITLGILQEFVPNRGDGWAAAVEEARACVVGECESVAPLGGFAKEAHGLGRAAARVHAALAGQLETRELGPAEVDELVAVLTGRLEAAVDQVPALLPFARQLRAVHQDLGEVAKRGHAPLLVQRIHGDLHLGQTLRGEDGWVVIDFEGEPGQPEEERRRLQPALRDIASMLRSFDYAAHHALAAVLGVPPGDQSPQNLHGTRLARRASAWAVHNRRAFCDGYTAAGGTDPRSQPVLLRAFEADKAVYEAVYEAHNRPEWLSIPMAAVRRLAGRQRSAG, encoded by the coding sequence ATGACCGTGTCCACGGACGTGACCGAGACCGGGCGGATCGCCGCCGACCTCCACCGCCTGCTGCCCGGCTGGCTGGCCCGGCAGCGCTGGTTCGGCGGCAAGGACCGGGCCGCGCCCGACGTGGAGCCCGTACTGGTCGAGACGCTGTGCGCGGACGGCCCGCGGCTGCTGCTGGTCGTCGTGCGCACCGAGCACGACGAGTGGTACCAGCTGCTGGTCGGCGAGCGCCCGGACGTGCCGGTGGACCTCGCCGACGCGGTCATCGGACCGAGCGGGCCCTCGCTGCTGTACGAGGCGACCGGCGACCCCGAGCTGATGGGGCGGCTGCTCGCGCTGATCGCGGCGGGCGAGCCGTCCGGCCCGGTGGAGTTCCACCGGGTGCCCGGCGCGGAGATCCCCGCCGGGCTGTCGGCGGCGGTGCTCACGGCCGAACAGTCCAACACCTCCATCGCGTTCGGCGGCCGGATGATGCTCAAGGTGCTGCGGCACGTGGTGCCCGGGCCGAACGCCGAGGTGGAGATGCTGACCGCGCTGCGGCGCGCGGGCGGGGTGCCGAGCGCGGCGCCGCTCGGCTGGGTGGGGACGTCCGCGTCCGCGCCCGGCGGCGGGATCACGCTCGGCATCCTCCAGGAGTTCGTGCCGAACCGGGGTGACGGCTGGGCCGCGGCGGTCGAGGAGGCCCGCGCCTGTGTGGTCGGCGAGTGCGAGAGCGTCGCCCCGCTCGGCGGGTTCGCCAAGGAGGCCCACGGGCTGGGGCGGGCGGCCGCCCGGGTGCACGCGGCGCTCGCGGGGCAGCTGGAGACCCGGGAGCTGGGCCCGGCGGAGGTGGACGAGCTCGTGGCCGTCCTGACCGGGCGGCTGGAGGCGGCGGTGGACCAGGTGCCGGCGCTGCTGCCGTTCGCCCGGCAGCTGCGGGCGGTGCACCAGGACCTCGGGGAGGTCGCCAAGCGCGGCCACGCCCCGCTGCTGGTCCAGCGCATCCACGGAGACCTGCACCTGGGGCAGACGCTGCGCGGCGAGGACGGCTGGGTGGTGATCGACTTCGAGGGCGAGCCGGGGCAGCCGGAGGAGGAGCGGCGGCGGCTCCAGCCCGCGCTGCGGGACATCGCGTCCATGCTGCGGTCCTTCGACTACGCCGCGCACCACGCGCTGGCCGCCGTCCTCGGCGTACCGCCGGGCGACCAGTCGCCGCAGAACCTGCACGGCACCCGCCTCGCCCGCCGCGCCTCGGCGTGGGCGGTGCACAACAGACGGGCGTTCTGCGACGGGTACACCGCGGCGGGCGGCACCGACCCGCGCAGCCAGCCGGTGCTGCTGCGGGCCTTCGAGGCGGACAAGGCGGTGTACGAGGCGGTGTACGAGGCGCACAACCGCCCCGAGTGGCTCTCCATCCCGATGGCCGCGGTGCGCCGGCTCGCGGGCCGGCAGCGGTCGGCGGGGTGA
- a CDS encoding NAD(P)/FAD-dependent oxidoreductase, which translates to MHAAHRDAVDAVDVAVVGGGPAGLSAAIYLARYNRRVLVFDTGHGRSTHHQVNHNYLGFPGGIATVDLRGLAAEQLARYDNARIAHHLVTAVGGDAERGFALRSQGHVWRARAVLLATGVLDHFPHFPGWRSYVGRSMFWCITCDGYENRGRSILVVGHTDAAAGEAMQLHALTDRVRLLTNSHRDDISETFHRRLAKAGVEVVHDRIKEVEGADGQLRAVVTRGGLRLGLDALFSIQGATPETALARALGVRLNPAGYIVVDSEQKTSVPGVYAAGDVTSLHSHQVAAAVHEGAQAASAAHYFLHPPELKAD; encoded by the coding sequence GTGCACGCGGCACACAGGGACGCCGTGGACGCCGTGGACGTCGCCGTGGTCGGGGGCGGGCCCGCCGGGCTGTCCGCCGCGATCTACCTGGCGCGGTACAACCGGCGCGTGCTGGTCTTCGACACCGGGCACGGCCGGTCCACGCACCACCAGGTCAACCACAACTACCTGGGGTTCCCCGGCGGGATCGCCACCGTCGACCTGCGCGGGCTCGCCGCCGAGCAGCTGGCGCGGTACGACAACGCGCGGATCGCGCACCACCTGGTCACCGCGGTCGGGGGTGACGCGGAGCGCGGCTTCGCGCTGCGCTCCCAGGGGCACGTGTGGCGGGCGCGGGCGGTGCTGCTGGCGACCGGGGTGCTGGACCACTTCCCGCACTTCCCCGGCTGGCGCTCGTACGTGGGGCGCTCGATGTTCTGGTGCATCACCTGCGACGGCTACGAGAACCGGGGCCGCAGCATCCTGGTCGTGGGGCACACCGACGCGGCCGCCGGTGAGGCGATGCAGCTGCACGCGCTGACCGACCGGGTGCGGCTGCTGACGAACAGCCACCGCGACGACATCAGCGAAACGTTTCACCGCCGGCTCGCCAAGGCGGGCGTCGAGGTGGTCCACGACCGGATCAAGGAGGTGGAGGGGGCGGACGGCCAACTGCGGGCGGTCGTCACCCGGGGCGGGCTGCGCCTCGGGCTCGACGCGCTGTTCTCGATCCAGGGCGCGACCCCCGAGACCGCGCTCGCCCGCGCCCTCGGCGTACGCCTCAATCCCGCCGGCTACATCGTGGTCGACTCCGAGCAGAAGACCTCGGTTCCCGGTGTGTACGCAGCCGGGGACGTCACCTCCCTGCATTCCCACCAGGTCGCCGCGGCCGTCCACGAGGGCGCGCAGGCGGCGTCCGCCGCGCACTATTTCCTGCACCCTCCGGAACTGAAAGCGGACTGA